The window TAACGCTAACATACGAAGCGCCATAGACAACACAGCCGAAATGAACAGATGTCGCGCTAATTATATTTAACAAGCAGCGTCACGTACAAACGCGTCCCCAACAGTACTCGCGTGAATTAAGGACAGGAGACAAGTCAGATGGGTATATCATATCATTATGATACATTTATTAAGGCTCTGTTATACATTTTTCACGgcgattggggggaaaaaatgcacatggCGCGTCCGTAAAGTGCTCGTTCTCCGACCGAAGTTGTGGGCGGTCTTCAGATTTTTCCCGGGAACGTCCCCTCGGCTCTCTGGTCGTCCCACTTCTGGACCTGACGGAGACGTCGCACCGAATTGTAAACTTGAAACTTAAAAACTGAACTCCGGCGCGCAAATCCTTCTTTACCCAGGACAGGGGGCACAGGGACTTGTAGACCCTCCGGTACCACTCGCACGGGGCCTTGTCCACACCTTTGGCGTCCAAAGCTTTCTGGCAGCGGTGGTAGTCTGCAAATAGACGGGACCGCCACAATACGCAACGTATCAGGATCAGGTAGTCTATTCGTAGACGGACGGCGGGGAGTACTTGCAAAATGCGACTTCGgtacgttggggggggggcatacacACCTTTTCATCTCGCGCACTGAGCATTTATAAAACCTATAAGAGTcctgtaattcatttttttttttgcattcctttATTTCAATCTAATATTAACTTTGCACTTCTTCCTAATCGggtcatttaacttttttttttttttttatttttccaaaactaTTTGATGTAAATGATATGAATCAATCAAATTGACTTATTTATTGCAAAtacaatgcaatgaaatgtgTAAGAAAtttattacaaattattttttttataaatatatatattttttataatacatttataatgacattcagttttaaaatacatgtcaaataattattaaataatgaaaaaaatgtaaaatttgaatcaaattgactttattgtaaatacagcaatgaaatgtgtaataaatttattacaaattatttttataaatataaatatttacatatatattatttataatttataatgacgttcagttttaaaatacatgtcaaataattattaatgTAAAAGATTTAATCAAATTAATTGacttattttttgtaaatacaatgaaatgtgaaataaattattttttggtaaatatatatataattatacttttataatttataatgaTGTTCAGTTTTAAAATGCATGTCAAAAATTGTTAAATGTAAAAGAATTGAATCAAATAATTGacttatttattgtaaatacaatatattgAAATTTATgttataaatacatatttttatgaatatatatatatgaatttatgtatattcatttattatacatttataatgaCATTCAGTTTTGAAATATATGAATGAAAAGTGTTTAAAGGTGGGTTTTTTATAATGTactaattttgcatttttgtatttctctCAAATAGttggttcatatttttttcatatttttgctgtttaaacaggtaaaatgttaaaatatatatatatatatttccatacACTTTGTATTTGTGATTTAATTAtgaataatgaaaagaaaattgtgGCTTATTTGTTTCAACAACTTGACacgttttcaacatttttcgTTCCTCTACTTTGCCCGCGTGGCTGTTTTTGCAAATCTACATTTGTCCAAATGTATCGCAGCAGATAATTGCTTAAATGGTTTACtgtgaatcatttttaaaatatatattttctaaaataaatgagaaatgcATTTTCCTCCAATAAACTAGGtctcattttaacttttttttttttttgtttttttgttttttttttagatttcatATCTACAAAAGACCTAACCCAGCTCTctgttaaatgaataaaataataataataataatctaatgTGACCTTGTAGACTTACCAAGGTAGTTGGACCAGCAGTTCCTGGTCTGGTTCTGGTTGGGGAATCTGGCATCGAAAGGAGCCGTGCGGTAGTTCTCCAGTTTCATCTTAATGTCTTCGGCCATTTTCAACtttaatcttttaaaaaaagcatcaaaGAAACATTCATGACATCAAATCATGAAATATGTCGCTCAGTTAATCCATGagtttgatgtatttttgttcaaatctaaCTAATATTAATCGAGCTTTAGACACTATTCTGATTTTATTATGATACATATGCATATGCTAGGTAGGCCAGGTATAGTATTTTGATttataatataattttattatttgcattttgaattatttgtaaACGTTTACTTCCCACCACTGCAAACCCAAATAACTTAACATCGTGCGAGTGGACTCAAATGACAGccaaatagttaaaaaacaggcaaataatttgaaattatcAATcgaaggttttaaaaaaaaaaaatgtattaggaAATGAAAGAGACgcttggggtggggtgggggggggcgattATTTCCTGCAAATATATTTCACATATCCTTATAAGAAATGAACAGTGGGATATAACtatgtataaaatataattgCAATGTAACTCTATATTTGTGTTATGTatgatactgtatttaaaaaaaataataataataataatactaacaATTACCTCGGTGCTGTGCTGACTTTGGTCGGTCGGCCCGGAGGTGAAAGTGTGACGTTCAAGTGATAAGATCCCCTCCCGCCGACGGTGACGTAGGCAGCCGTGCGGAACCGCGCAGGCGGGATGGCGGACCCGGCCCGGGTCACATTGAGCGGCGACCGTCTTTGCACCTAAAACGCGCATTTTGAACAAGCAATTTAAGTAAATGAACCCCCTTCCGCTCGCAGACTGGTAAATTCCAATTCTCCCACAGGCTTTTGAAcgcctctcaatgcggaagtGTGCGACGTTTTAATGATTAACTCGCATTTGTCCGGTAtcaaaatgttgtattttggCTTTATCTATAAATCGCATTGTTCTCGGGAATATATTTTCGGGTGCGTTCACACGTCCAATAAGGTCCGAATGACATTTAAAAGCGTTTTTTGGAGTCCAAATGGCTCCGAGTGATTTAATGGCATCCTGTGCGTCATTATTGAAGTATGAGCGGTACGTGACTGAATCGAACCGGCACATGGCACGTACTGTACACATGATGCGGTGTTCGGCACTGCGCCTGCGCGTCAAACTGGACCCCAAGCAGACCGAGACGATTCCGCTgcaatagcccccccccccaaaaaaaaaaaaaaaaattgtggagatacgaataattttaatttgtaaaaataatttaaaaaaaaaatcacttttttattGGCACTCTAGTCAGTTTACTATCCACAATAATGCATGACAAGAGAATTACTCGAGACGATTCTGCTGCAGTAacctaaaaaatatttatatatatttggaaATATGAATAGTCAAAAAACATTTCGATTTGTAATaattactaaaaataaaaaaaatgcacgtttttttttttattggcactccagttttctgtCCAAAATAACGCATGACGAGAGAATTACTCGAGATGATTCTGATACAATaagctaaaaataataatatatttggAGCTACGAATAGTCAAGAAACATTTCCAtttgtaataatttttaaaaaaatctatttttttttttattggcactCCAAAGTGCACTATCCAAAATAATGCACGACAAGGGAATTACTTGAGACGATTCTGCTCCagtaacctaaaaaaaaaagatatttggaGATACGAATagtcaaaaacaagcatttcaaTTTGtaataattactttaaaaaaatatatatatatattcatttttttattggcaCTCCAGTCAAAGTTACTATCCAAAATAATGCAAGACAAGAGAATTACTATGGTTGCACAATGCTAAATTCCTGAGACGGGCTAACAAAACCAGCGCTCATAGTCGTCGTTATAACCCATTGAATGATGGAtgattgaacacaaatggtgcatcaTCACATGTAGACAGGTAACATAACAATGCTCGCGAGCATATATTATCCATCCCCTACGCCCTACTTAATCGGATGTACAACAGtcttaaatgttgaaaaaatggtttaatgttgaacaaaatgaaacttAAAAGGACAAACCCCGGCTCGCCTTGAAAGCAATATTTTCATATTGATATACAGCAAAAAACAAGTCAAATATACTGCACTAAACCACACTGCAAGAACTCACGGCATCATCAAGTACTACTACAAAGTTGAAAACCACACAGTGCGTACGGCGGGGGTAGTTCaaattgaaataaacacatttaagGCCGGTTCTAGTATCAAATACACAGCAACGACCGGCACGAAAGTCGAAAGCACAAGTGCCATCATAAATCATAAAGCGGTTGCATAGCTCCGCGCGATAATCAAGAAAATGTTGTAAATGGCAACGAAATCATTGCATTGTTGAGCGAAAAAAGTGCAAGAAGTGGAAATACAGCAAAAGTCAGCAGGAAGTGAGATTGTCAGGGAGACAGCAGCAGCTCTATGGACAAAAACTAGATAGAATCATTAGCCGAATAgcggaattcattttttttttgttgttgttgtcacaatatCAATATAATGATAACGTTCTAAAATCGCCTGACGCGATCACGCTTTCAAACCAACGACATTTTTCTCTACGAAACAACGAGCGGCCTGAACTCAAAACGCTCGACGCGGTGGGAATGAACGGAAAAGCGCCAGGAAGTGGCGAAAGCGTCGCTTTCAGTGATCGCTGAAGCgcagcctgctgaaggcctccctGATGTCGTCTTCCGCCTCGGGTGCCTCTCCGCAGCCGCGGTCGCCGTCGACGGGGCACACCGTGCTCTGCGGCACGTCGTGCTTCAGCTTCCGCTTGCTGAGGACCACGGCGCCTTCCGCGCCGCCGGCGGCCGGGCCCGTCAGCAGGATGAAGGCGGCGTGGCGTCCGCGCTCCATCAACGTGGCTACGGCGGAAAGGCACAACGCGAAATTCaaccgttggcctcgcagttccgaggacccgggttccatcccggccccggctgGGTGGCCTTTGCGTGTTGCCTGCGCCGGAGAAGTCGGTACCTCTAAACGTCACGATGTGGTCCATGACGTTTTCAGACTGGAGGACCACGTCGGAGTAGAGCGGATGCAGCATGTACGAACGCCGTTCACCCGCAGACGGAACctgagcggcggcggcggcggcgacgcaaTTCAGAACAATCATCGACGCGTTGGGCTCGCGACGGTCCGCTTACAGAGGAGTTTCGCCCCTGGGGGAGCAGCCCCCAGAACACAAAAATGGAGATGGAGTTGGTGGTGCGCACGGAGGTGGGCCGGGGCGCGTCGGCGCCGGGCAGGAGGTCCACTTTCCACAGCGCGGCGCCGGACTTCCCGTCCAGAATCGAGACCTGCGGGCGAAACCCGAGCGGTAGGTAAAAATCCGCAACGTTAAAAGAGggcgtttggaaaaaaaaaaaaaaaaaaatatgaaatatgtgtgtatatatgtataaacgacaaaagaaaaatgacaactgACCCTCCTGGTGGCGTTGTCCATGTCCTCCTCAAGAACGACGTCGAGCACGCCATCTTTGTTGAAGTGACCAAAGGCGGGCTCCCTGGATGAATCGTATCATATTAGCGAGCCCACTAACATATTTCATAAGCCCAATTAAAATACTTCCATCGTTTCATTAAACGTCAAATAAATGCCTTACTGATGATTCCATTAATAATGTAATAGCCACCCGGCGGAGCGAAAACGTACAAAAGCGGCGACGACCGTCCGTAACTtctgctaacaacccaggcttaACTTGGCTCCTCCCTGACGCacgtacttccttgacaccgatGCAGCATGCAGTTTGAAGTTTTTCAATTTCGTGATTCTTTTGCGTTACGAAAATACGCAGGTCTAAATGTTATTTTGGAGTCATTGatagttaataataataatgtatagaATAATTATGTTCTATATATTGCATTAATTACTCatcataataattataataattagaTAATTATATaagttgtaaataaatacaaaaataaaatatacacatgtatatattatgtattttatgtatcTTTTGGCTCCGATAAATTATCAATACAATTATCTTTTGTTATATTTGCATCTAACTGTATATACAATAATAATTTGATAAATagtaaataagtaaaaaaaacatggaaataaattatatatatttctatttatatattacataaaatagatacataaaataaatacataaaattatatatgtatatcttcTTTTGCCCCTGATAAATTATCAATgcaattatcttttatttattatatatttatatacattatataataattatagttacataaaatgcataactacagtttatatatatatataatacataaaaaGAGAATTGCTTTGATAAATTAAAGAAGACCCTGCCGTGGGGTAGTAACTCGGGCTTGAGATCAGGTGGAGGCGTACCTGATATCATCGTACTGAATATGAATCCAAAACGCATACCTGAGGACTGTGGTGGTATTGAACGTCCACAGGGGCTGTAACGTCTTCCCGTCCATCAAAACCACCTCGCTGCCGGTCACCAGCATCAAGTTGGACGACTGATCCCCGTCGTCGGTTCTCAGCACGCGCCTCAGCGAGTCGGACCTGCGAGCACCCGCGTCAAACGTCGGGCTCAAGCGGCGGCAAGCGGCGGGCTGCGTTTCGGCGGCGCCTCACTCGTAAACCGCCACCATTCCGGACGCGGCCGCCGCGGCTTGTTTCGGCCTCTTGAGGCCCGCCTCCAGGCCTTCTTTGGCTCCGGCTGCAATCCGCCACAGGGCCAGTCCGCACAAGCCGGTGTCTGGGAAATATTCGACAAACACCGCTGCAAAACTACAAccgtgattaaaaacaaaatgtgtaacACTGACTGTAAACCCATAAAACTATTCATTGGAGATGCGGACTGAGCCCTGGTATatacattttctaaaaatacatgaaaattcgGCATTTCGTGGCATGTTCGCGCAACTGAGaacgagtaccgtaatttccgccctataagccgcgactttttccacacgctatcaaccctgcggtttatgccgtgatgatttttttctcctaacggccacaagggggcaatcgagcggaaaaggtaagagtgagacctgtggaatatatgtgccgaggaagtgacttttaccgctccggccctgttagtttctaacggccgcaagggcgcactcgagcggaaaagggaagagtgagaccggtggaatatatgtgccgaggaagtgacttttaccgctccggccctgttagcactgcgctagcgtgttactgacgTATCGCAGTAATTTTtaccagtacgttttttttttttttaactggccctgtgagcgccacgctagcgttaaactctctatgTAAAGATCTCGTGCTTCAAAGTggccacttgcagcttttacacggctgcggctcGTCTACgtaccaattggtatttccttgacaaacgtactgggtgaggtttataaccaggtgcgctctgtaggcccgggaattacagtacaaaaGAACCCGAGACCTTTTTGCAGCAGCAGGTACTGGGCGCCCTCCCCGGTCGTGTGGAGAAGATGACCGGACGTTTGCGTGGTGTTCAGGGCCACCGTGGATCCAATCTGGACGCCCGTCAGCCCCGAGAGGAACACCAGATGAGTCTACGAGGAGGAAGAACATTTATCTTTTTTACCCCAGACTCGTATATGTTGGATCCGATTGGCTCTCATGCTGTGGCCGGTGAGCGTAATGTGGTTTACCCGCACGCCGTCGGACGCCACCAAGGCCACGTCGCTGACCTTGTCCCCATCCAGGTCCGGGACGCCGAGGACGGGCAAGCTGCTGCGCGGTCCAGGAGCCTGAAGCTGCTGCCACCTGACCTCACCTGACCCCAACACACAAATCTATTGGATTTCCAAAGTTCCACTACGCAGTACCGCGATCAGAACTTCACCGAACGTCGTCGGCGTTACCGGTGGATTTGTCTAGAGCTGAGAGTCGGTCCGAATGGGAGAGCAGGCAGTCCCATTTCTGCCCCGTGTCCGTGCCCAGGCCACACTGGGCCCAGTGGAAGTCGGGGTCCAGCGGACGCTCCCACAGGATTTCTCCGTCCGTGCCG of the Syngnathoides biaculeatus isolate LvHL_M chromosome 22, ASM1980259v1, whole genome shotgun sequence genome contains:
- the LOC133495254 gene encoding cytochrome c oxidase subunit 6B1, yielding MAEDIKMKLENYRTAPFDARFPNQNQTRNCWSNYLDYHRCQKALDAKGVDKAPCEWYRRVYKSLCPLSWVQKWDDQRAEGTFPGKI
- the fam234a gene encoding protein FAM234A, with amino-acid sequence METADCPAEGDPLKGGETGPAPPETELKRGCKEVLGLSKLTHWRTAVFFLSLFLCLTVVFAFSFIIPCPVRPQYLASWNRTFSGAETYDFLAFEDASKDKVMDVLLVVKDTEARLNNTCGNAGLPSPCLFMLAVDGTDGEILWERPLDPDFHWAQCGLGTDTGQKWDCLLSHSDRLSALDKSTGEVRWQQLQAPGPRSSLPVLGVPDLDGDKVSDVALVASDGVRTHLVFLSGLTGVQIGSTVALNTTQTSGHLLHTTGEGAQYLLLQKDTGLCGLALWRIAAGAKEGLEAGLKRPKQAAAAASGMVAVYESDSLRRVLRTDDGDQSSNLMLVTGSEVVLMDGKTLQPLWTFNTTTVLREPAFGHFNKDGVLDVVLEEDMDNATRRVSILDGKSGAALWKVDLLPGADAPRPTSVRTTNSISIFVFWGLLPQGRNSSVPSAGERRSYMLHPLYSDVVLQSENVMDHIVTFRATLMERGRHAAFILLTGPAAGGAEGAVVLSKRKLKHDVPQSTVCPVDGDRGCGEAPEAEDDIREAFSRLRFSDH